Proteins encoded by one window of Candidatus Odinarchaeum yellowstonii:
- a CDS encoding NADH-quinone oxidoreductase subunit C: MAELTQIPKTEELKNEYEIVEEIKNLLGADLLEYKVPRVNRVWLTVPNGKHYKVAEHLYKKLGVWFVSTVTGLDVKDHFEVLYHFLDMQRKVEITVRIPVDKNKPELESLTDLYPGANLYEREVYDMFGIVFKGHPNLKRLLLAETFPKDQHPLRKDWTPDKWDPKKVPLIERKPILPEETSDYVLQVGPQTPTLKEPMNFEVIVDGEIVVDVIPHIEYNHRGLEKAFEQRTFIQGIYMAERVCGICSQAHTLPYCDAIEQLLGVEVPPRGKYIRTMVTEFNRIHSHLLWIGVACHLIGWDTMFMYSWRDREVILDLTDLVCGSRVTAAINTIGGVRRDITDEQIYKIRKGMDILEKRTKTYKKIVLEEDTLLKRAVGVGYLNPSYLKAMSAVGPVIRGSGVKTDIRYDDPHFGAYDEIPFNVCTSDMCDVAGRLVVRVDELIESINIIRYILDHLPSGEVRVKVPRKVPPGEAVSHNEAPRGEVFYYIKSNGTDKPERVKVITPTMANLLPIIESCKGHYIADFVLNFGSIDPCIACMCRTTFTDISKSKPKQWVWTDEEMRQYGIEWYQNRGWRR, from the coding sequence ATGGCTGAACTAACTCAAATACCAAAAACTGAAGAATTAAAAAACGAGTATGAGATAGTTGAAGAAATAAAAAACTTGCTTGGAGCTGATTTACTAGAATACAAGGTTCCGCGTGTAAATAGGGTTTGGCTCACGGTCCCTAACGGCAAACATTATAAAGTAGCTGAACACCTGTATAAGAAACTGGGAGTATGGTTTGTAAGCACGGTTACAGGCTTAGATGTAAAAGATCATTTTGAAGTATTATATCACTTCCTAGATATGCAGAGAAAAGTTGAGATCACAGTGAGAATACCTGTAGATAAAAATAAACCGGAATTAGAGTCTTTAACAGATCTATATCCAGGCGCTAATCTCTATGAGAGAGAAGTATACGACATGTTCGGGATAGTTTTTAAAGGTCACCCTAATCTTAAAAGACTTTTACTTGCTGAAACATTCCCTAAAGATCAACATCCTTTACGAAAAGATTGGACACCTGATAAGTGGGATCCTAAAAAAGTTCCACTCATAGAGAGAAAACCGATTCTACCAGAGGAGACAAGCGATTACGTGCTCCAGGTTGGACCTCAAACCCCAACCTTGAAAGAACCTATGAACTTCGAAGTAATAGTGGACGGTGAAATAGTAGTCGACGTTATACCTCACATAGAATATAATCACAGAGGGTTAGAGAAAGCTTTCGAGCAGCGAACGTTCATTCAAGGCATATACATGGCTGAGAGAGTCTGCGGTATATGCAGTCAGGCTCACACATTACCCTACTGTGACGCTATAGAACAGTTACTAGGCGTTGAAGTCCCGCCGAGAGGAAAATACATTAGAACAATGGTCACCGAGTTCAATAGAATTCACAGCCATCTTCTATGGATCGGAGTAGCCTGCCACCTAATCGGCTGGGATACCATGTTCATGTATAGTTGGAGAGATCGAGAAGTAATCTTAGATTTAACTGATTTAGTATGCGGTAGCCGTGTGACAGCTGCTATAAACACAATCGGCGGAGTTAGAAGAGATATAACAGATGAGCAGATATATAAAATAAGAAAAGGCATGGATATCCTGGAAAAAAGAACTAAAACATATAAGAAAATCGTATTAGAAGAAGACACTTTACTGAAACGCGCGGTAGGAGTAGGCTACCTGAATCCCTCATATCTTAAAGCTATGAGCGCGGTAGGACCTGTTATAAGAGGCTCAGGTGTTAAAACAGATATAAGATATGATGATCCACACTTCGGCGCATACGATGAAATACCTTTCAACGTGTGCACTTCAGATATGTGCGATGTAGCTGGTAGACTAGTTGTCAGAGTTGACGAGCTAATAGAGTCAATAAATATTATAAGATACATTCTAGACCATCTCCCGAGCGGTGAAGTGAGAGTTAAAGTGCCTAGAAAAGTCCCGCCAGGCGAAGCGGTAAGCCATAACGAAGCTCCTAGAGGAGAAGTCTTCTACTATATCAAGTCGAATGGCACAGATAAACCTGAAAGAGTTAAGGTAATCACACCAACTATGGCGAATCTTCTACCGATAATAGAGTCTTGTAAAGGCCATTACATAGCAGACTTCGTTCTAAACTTCGGCAGTATAGACCCGTGCATAGCATGCATGTGCAGAACAACCTTCACAGATATCTCTAAGAGTAAACCTAAGCAGTGGGTTTGGACTGATGAAGAAATGAGGCAGTATGGAATAGAATGGTATCAGAATAGAGGCTGGAGGAGATAA
- a CDS encoding NADH-quinone oxidoreductase subunit B family protein, with translation MSRLVDWARRSSPWLLHFNSGSCNGCDIEILAALMPRFDLERFGALLKGSPRHADVLVCTGPVTRQQAPRLRRIYEQMPEPKFVMVVGTCGSTGGVFRGCYNAAEGIDNVIPVDVYVPGCPARPEAIALGAVKLLEKLKTAQKQARGEKHG, from the coding sequence ATGAGTAGACTCGTAGACTGGGCTAGAAGAAGTTCACCTTGGCTGTTACACTTTAATTCAGGCAGCTGCAACGGCTGCGACATAGAAATTTTAGCAGCTTTAATGCCGAGATTCGATTTAGAGAGATTCGGAGCTTTACTGAAAGGGAGTCCACGTCACGCCGACGTTCTAGTTTGCACAGGCCCTGTTACAAGACAGCAAGCTCCACGTCTTAGAAGAATATACGAGCAAATGCCTGAACCTAAATTCGTGATGGTTGTGGGAACATGCGGCTCCACAGGCGGTGTTTTCAGAGGATGCTACAATGCTGCTGAGGGAATCGACAATGTTATCCCAGTAGATGTTTATGTCCCCGGCTGCCCCGCTAGACCTGAAGCCATAGCTTTAGGCGCGGTTAAACTTTTAGAAAAATTGAAAACCGCGCAAAAACAAGCTAGAGGTGAAAAACATGGCTGA
- the ndhC gene encoding NADH-quinone oxidoreductase subunit A: protein MLDAVWVPIAFIIILIASAAIYTWGRKVAPPSRNKGEAVESYACGEEQADIHAQFRINWFYYAVYFMIFDIIAFILTFGAFQLGILPSVYAVALYAAVSLVAIVVLLRG from the coding sequence ATGGGTTCCTATAGCTTTTATAATAATTCTCATAGCTTCAGCTGCAATATACACTTGGGGTAGAAAAGTAGCCCCGCCTTCCAGAAATAAAGGCGAGGCGGTTGAAAGCTATGCTTGCGGTGAAGAGCAGGCGGATATACACGCACAATTCAGAATAAACTGGTTTTACTACGCAGTGTACTTCATGATATTCGATATTATAGCGTTCATACTAACATTCGGAGCCTTCCAGCTAGGTATTCTACCCTCAGTTTACGCAGTAGCACTATATGCAGCTGTATCCCTTGTAGCTATAGTAGTTTTATTAAGGGGGTAA